From one Mustela nigripes isolate SB6536 chromosome 16, MUSNIG.SB6536, whole genome shotgun sequence genomic stretch:
- the LOC132003519 gene encoding regakine-1-like, whose product MKVILATLTFFLILAALHSEANEEPVNKLTIIKCCFTYVSRKIPLQFVESYNRTSNQCSTPGVIFLTRKGRQVCADPNVAWVQEHMKHLDHKSQRSESRGPHVAEEA is encoded by the exons ATGAAGGTCATCCTGGCTACCCTGACCTTCTTCCTCATTCTTGCTGCCCTCCACTCTGAGGCCAATGAAG AACCAGTGAATAAATTAACCATCATTAAGTGCTGTTTCACCTATGTCTCACGGAAAATCCCACTCCAGTTTGTGGAAAGTTATAATAGAACCAGCAACCAGTGCTCCACCCCAGGGGTCAT CTTCCTTACCCGAAAGGGCCGACAGGTCTGCGCAGACCCCAATGTTGCCTGGGTGCAGGAGCACATGAAACACCTAGACCACAAGTCTCAGAGATCCGAGAGCAGAGGGCCCCACGTGGCTGAGGAAGCTTGA